In Liquorilactobacillus nagelii DSM 13675, the following proteins share a genomic window:
- a CDS encoding helix-turn-helix domain-containing protein — protein MAKKETLQLLCNVFSIDVYESLKHKITILSNNSAFDMTQLVQETLKLKLPNKLNVLNIHNFYSVVIPISENHQLIIVPHINTTNIPDNFKQLTKFINNLYSLSRLIYEIVIGKSAPVWKVYLKTVPTAKEKVNFVKSENLTIMLENENKLFKTIQNLDNHGFQLALLNPMVTDYMGEIFEKNGFLRGKKDVMIRFVCLMTDQAIKTKKAKTADVFKLEDNILGKIEFKESPPPMKLWKAQIASQFFFDFENLVKKSNLSLAEKCASYIQNNIMKKLTTAQIAAELNCSPSSLVHHFKEEYHLTISSYVRNQKVKAAKHMLKNSSINISEIAYSLAYSDPNYFMKIFKNTTGITPKTYRQKHLDSPN, from the coding sequence TTGGCAAAAAAAGAAACATTGCAACTACTATGCAATGTCTTTTCCATTGATGTTTATGAAAGCCTTAAGCACAAAATAACTATTCTTTCAAATAATTCCGCTTTTGACATGACACAGCTTGTTCAAGAAACATTAAAATTAAAATTACCCAACAAACTAAATGTGCTTAATATTCACAATTTTTATTCAGTAGTTATTCCAATCAGTGAGAATCATCAGTTGATTATTGTTCCACATATCAATACAACGAATATACCTGATAATTTTAAACAACTGACCAAATTCATTAATAATTTATACTCTCTAAGTCGCTTAATTTATGAAATAGTAATTGGAAAGTCCGCCCCAGTTTGGAAAGTTTATTTAAAAACAGTTCCGACTGCCAAGGAAAAAGTTAATTTTGTGAAATCAGAAAATTTAACAATTATGTTGGAAAATGAAAATAAGTTATTTAAAACTATTCAAAATCTTGATAATCATGGTTTCCAGCTGGCGCTATTAAACCCGATGGTTACTGACTATATGGGCGAAATATTTGAGAAAAATGGATTCTTACGGGGTAAAAAAGATGTCATGATCAGATTTGTCTGTCTAATGACTGATCAAGCGATTAAAACTAAAAAGGCAAAAACAGCTGATGTTTTCAAGTTGGAAGATAACATTCTTGGAAAAATCGAGTTCAAAGAAAGTCCACCGCCGATGAAACTTTGGAAAGCTCAAATTGCTTCACAATTCTTCTTTGATTTTGAAAATTTGGTTAAAAAGTCCAACCTCTCATTGGCTGAAAAATGTGCCAGCTATATTCAAAATAATATTATGAAGAAGCTAACTACTGCTCAGATTGCTGCAGAGCTAAACTGTTCACCAAGTTCATTAGTCCATCATTTTAAAGAAGAATATCATCTGACTATTAGCAGTTATGTTAGGAATCAAAAGGTGAAAGCAGCTAAGCATATGCTAAAAAATAGTTCAATAAATATTTCTGAAATTGCCTATTCACTTGCCTATAGTGATCCCAATTACTTTATGAAGATTTTTAAAAACACAACTGGGATTACTCCCAAAACATATCGGCAAAAACATCTTGACTCACCCAACTAA
- a CDS encoding amidase, translating into MSDKQTDLLLKPAYKLAELVRQRKLSSVELIDLALKKISIENPNLNAVISTRRSAAVLEAEQLQDTGQPFLGVPILLKGLGQSLKGEPETYGNRLFKTATASLTNNYVQALQKAGFIIIGQTNFPEFGFKNITDARIFGPARNPWNLNYQPGGSSGGAAAAVAAGILPLAAGNDGGGSIRIPASWSATIGLKPTRGRVPTGPTDWRSWQGAAVNFALTRSVADTALLLDALQTVQPAAVFQVPLNLDGFFNSLVVPSTKTVIGYTTESPVKTPVSAAAKQAVAHAVAFLNTQGFVTRSIKLPTNGVELMKSYYLMNEAETAAMFANLQQLLGRSLTRNDMEPLAWALYQTGKNISAAEYSQALNCWDVAAYQMAGLHKKYPVILTPTTATVAPLVSQSLVSQENLSQMKHAEELTVNEQRQLIWNQWLPSLKLSPFTQQANLTGNPAISLPTEITSSGLPLGIQLTAGKGQEQLLLQFALLFEKERQLKFFHPTNLTD; encoded by the coding sequence TTGAGTGACAAGCAAACAGACTTATTATTAAAACCAGCCTATAAATTAGCAGAGTTAGTACGGCAAAGAAAGCTTAGTTCGGTTGAATTGATTGACCTAGCTTTAAAAAAAATTTCTATTGAAAATCCAAATTTAAATGCAGTAATATCTACTAGAAGATCAGCGGCAGTACTTGAAGCTGAACAACTGCAAGATACTGGGCAGCCATTTTTAGGCGTGCCGATCTTACTTAAAGGTTTAGGTCAGTCACTAAAGGGTGAGCCAGAAACATATGGAAATCGACTTTTTAAAACGGCAACGGCCAGTTTAACCAACAATTATGTTCAAGCCCTGCAAAAAGCTGGTTTTATCATTATCGGTCAGACTAATTTCCCTGAATTTGGTTTCAAAAATATTACTGATGCTAGGATTTTCGGTCCAGCACGTAATCCTTGGAATTTGAATTATCAGCCGGGAGGTTCATCAGGTGGAGCTGCTGCTGCAGTGGCTGCAGGAATTTTACCATTAGCCGCTGGCAATGATGGTGGTGGTTCTATTCGAATTCCGGCTTCTTGGTCTGCGACAATTGGTTTGAAACCGACTCGTGGCCGAGTTCCGACTGGTCCAACAGATTGGCGCTCTTGGCAAGGGGCGGCAGTTAATTTCGCTTTGACGCGTAGTGTAGCAGATACAGCTCTTTTACTGGATGCTTTACAAACGGTCCAACCAGCTGCCGTTTTTCAGGTTCCTTTGAATTTGGATGGCTTTTTTAACAGTTTAGTTGTTCCTTCAACTAAAACTGTTATCGGCTATACGACAGAATCACCAGTCAAAACACCGGTTTCAGCGGCAGCCAAGCAAGCAGTTGCTCATGCAGTTGCTTTTTTAAATACTCAAGGATTTGTCACTAGATCAATCAAGTTGCCAACTAATGGGGTTGAACTGATGAAAAGTTATTATCTAATGAATGAAGCTGAAACGGCAGCTATGTTTGCTAATTTGCAACAATTATTAGGTCGAAGCTTAACGCGAAATGATATGGAGCCCTTAGCTTGGGCACTTTATCAGACAGGGAAAAATATTTCTGCAGCGGAGTATAGTCAAGCGTTAAATTGCTGGGATGTAGCGGCGTACCAGATGGCTGGACTGCATAAAAAATATCCGGTGATTTTAACACCAACAACTGCGACAGTTGCCCCATTGGTTAGCCAGTCATTAGTTAGTCAGGAGAATTTAAGTCAAATGAAACATGCTGAGGAACTTACAGTAAATGAACAAAGACAGTTAATTTGGAATCAATGGCTGCCATCGTTAAAACTATCGCCATTTACTCAGCAGGCAAATTTAACAGGTAATCCGGCAATTAGCCTGCCAACTGAAATTACTAGTTCAGGTCTACCACTAGGAATCCAATTAACTGCGGGCAAGGGCCAGGAACAGCTGTTGTTACAATTTGCGTTGCTATTTGAAAAGGAAAGACAGTTAAAGTTTTTTCATCCGACTAATTTGACTGATTAA
- a CDS encoding glycosyltransferase, translating into MHYFVTSRIDRLTSAIELAEIKRLRLFDKLQTPAKIVTRLFDPNQETIWQELGISGRVINLQDYFQRLSANQTGSVELIRQMFSANKLKQQGLKGFKDQKLRLEVQLQGKLINYVTYFDRWGFTDRRDFYYRNQISYSEFYDDGGKLITKTYYNNNGQGILTYHYRGGPDNQPVLTLIQLFYHACWLQFDQEDQLMAYFLDCLAKSDSAAVFYSDREDYAIRPFKLMRKPAKRYVIFHSIFTENAKANGKLFPFTEEVFQLGEKLNGIICSTQQEKKDIKARNKDVPCYAIPVSYLPNELVEQKTNFAKRIPGQIIAVARLTSVKRLDTLIEAVALIHKKLKFVDLKIYGYDDSWNNYEESTKLHKLVEQRKASSYIHFCGYQADLTTVYQTADLEVLTSDYEGFSMAILEALGHGCPVVSYDINYGPNEMVQDHLNGRILPAGDFGKLYRTVFDLLSHREKLKFYSQNAPQSMHRYQEDQVQKVWEGLIVKAKTKIQV; encoded by the coding sequence ATGCATTATTTTGTTACTTCGCGAATTGACCGACTGACATCGGCAATTGAATTGGCTGAGATAAAACGTCTACGGCTCTTTGATAAATTGCAAACTCCTGCAAAAATTGTGACACGTTTATTTGATCCAAATCAAGAAACTATTTGGCAAGAATTGGGAATATCTGGCAGAGTTATCAACTTACAAGATTATTTTCAACGACTTTCAGCAAATCAAACTGGGTCGGTAGAATTAATTCGGCAGATGTTTTCAGCAAATAAATTAAAACAACAGGGGTTAAAAGGATTTAAGGATCAAAAATTGCGACTTGAAGTTCAATTACAAGGAAAGCTGATTAATTACGTAACTTATTTTGATCGGTGGGGGTTCACTGATCGTCGTGACTTTTATTACCGAAATCAGATTAGTTATTCGGAATTTTATGATGATGGCGGTAAACTAATTACCAAAACCTATTATAACAATAATGGGCAAGGAATCTTAACCTATCATTATCGTGGGGGACCCGACAATCAACCAGTTCTAACATTAATTCAGCTTTTTTATCACGCTTGCTGGTTACAATTTGACCAAGAAGATCAATTGATGGCTTATTTTCTAGACTGTTTAGCAAAGAGTGATTCAGCAGCTGTTTTTTATTCAGATCGTGAAGACTATGCTATTCGTCCTTTCAAGTTAATGCGAAAACCAGCAAAACGTTATGTGATTTTTCATTCAATTTTTACGGAAAATGCTAAAGCTAACGGGAAACTTTTTCCGTTTACCGAAGAAGTTTTCCAGCTTGGCGAAAAGTTAAATGGGATTATTTGTTCAACTCAACAAGAAAAGAAGGATATTAAAGCGCGAAATAAAGACGTTCCTTGTTATGCAATTCCTGTTAGCTATTTGCCAAATGAGCTTGTAGAACAAAAAACTAACTTTGCTAAGCGAATTCCTGGTCAAATAATTGCAGTTGCCAGATTAACTAGTGTCAAAAGATTGGATACTTTAATCGAAGCAGTTGCACTGATTCATAAAAAACTTAAATTTGTTGATTTAAAAATCTATGGTTATGATGATAGTTGGAACAACTACGAAGAGTCGACTAAGCTGCATAAATTGGTTGAACAAAGAAAAGCTAGCAGCTATATTCATTTTTGTGGTTATCAAGCTGATCTAACAACAGTTTATCAAACAGCTGATCTTGAAGTGTTGACAAGTGATTATGAAGGCTTTTCGATGGCAATTTTAGAAGCACTTGGTCATGGCTGTCCAGTTGTTAGTTACGATATTAACTATGGGCCAAATGAAATGGTACAGGACCACTTGAATGGTCGAATATTGCCAGCTGGTGATTTTGGCAAACTATACCGAACAGTGTTTGATTTGCTTAGTCATCGGGAAAAGTTGAAATTTTACAGTCAAAATGCACCACAGAGTATGCACCGATACCAAGAAGATCAAGTTCAAAAGGTCTGGGAAGGCTTAATCGTTAAAGCAAAAACAAAAATTCAAGTTTAA
- a CDS encoding MurR/RpiR family transcriptional regulator, with product MSVKGELLNLLAELSKSERKVANYIIANPQIVVSMTVAQLAVAAKASPAAVIRLVKHLKSVSYTTMKVELAADLSRDHSHTKIYADIAANESLTDIEHKLLANAQQTLQETSDQIDQTEIKKLVSKLSNSQQILLLGIGASALVAENISQKWSRLGYAITVDNDLNLLLPKLVSLNSRSILWIISNSGELPETLIAAETAHKFGVEVVSLTRFGKNRLFLASDIGIHTSQPPEDKQRIAATSSLLAQFMAIDLIFYYFVSQNFERYSKILATSRQEVIDYHNRFKIEDQT from the coding sequence ATGTCTGTTAAAGGAGAACTTTTAAATCTGCTGGCAGAATTATCAAAATCTGAACGAAAGGTTGCCAATTATATTATTGCCAATCCACAAATTGTTGTTTCAATGACGGTGGCACAGTTGGCAGTGGCAGCTAAAGCAAGTCCGGCAGCAGTAATTAGATTAGTTAAGCATTTAAAAAGCGTTAGTTACACCACAATGAAAGTTGAATTAGCGGCTGATTTATCAAGAGATCACTCACACACTAAAATTTATGCTGACATAGCAGCAAATGAGAGTTTAACTGACATTGAACACAAGCTACTGGCTAATGCTCAGCAGACATTGCAGGAAACGAGTGATCAAATCGATCAAACCGAAATAAAAAAACTAGTTAGTAAATTAAGCAATAGTCAGCAAATCTTACTCTTGGGAATTGGAGCATCAGCACTTGTAGCTGAAAATATTTCACAAAAATGGAGTCGGTTGGGTTATGCCATTACAGTAGACAATGATTTGAATCTATTACTTCCGAAGTTAGTAAGTTTGAACTCGCGAAGTATTCTATGGATTATCTCGAATTCCGGAGAATTACCGGAAACTTTGATTGCAGCTGAAACTGCTCATAAGTTTGGCGTTGAAGTTGTCTCGTTAACTCGCTTCGGTAAGAATCGCTTATTCTTGGCTTCTGATATTGGTATTCATACGTCACAACCACCGGAAGATAAGCAGCGAATTGCAGCTACAAGTTCCTTATTGGCTCAATTTATGGCAATTGATCTGATTTTTTATTATTTTGTCAGCCAAAATTTTGAACGCTATTCAAAAATCTTAGCTACTTCTCGTCAAGAGGTAATTGACTATCACAATAGATTTAAAATTGAAGATCAAACTTGA
- a CDS encoding TetR/AcrR family transcriptional regulator: protein MNGKQRIAEQSRQWFWEAFLELLQEKNYQKITIAEIAQRADLDRRTFYRSFRGKEGLIKWYFQKMLDQYHEVLYQQEQPLPLKIGLTLFLNFWLERHDTIQLLIQNKLTFHFLEIWTKEAIENYHLFTESWRTNGSETEITYIETFITGGLWEIINVWLAKDQPEDPQKIIKIFIKSLQQLSLTTSKLSDSDF from the coding sequence ATGAATGGTAAACAGCGGATCGCCGAGCAATCACGTCAATGGTTTTGGGAAGCTTTTTTAGAATTATTGCAAGAAAAAAACTATCAAAAAATAACAATTGCTGAAATTGCCCAGAGAGCAGATCTGGATCGTAGGACATTTTATCGTTCTTTTCGCGGTAAAGAAGGGTTGATTAAGTGGTATTTTCAAAAAATGCTGGACCAATATCATGAAGTTTTATATCAGCAAGAACAACCCCTTCCGCTAAAAATCGGATTAACACTCTTTTTAAATTTTTGGCTCGAACGTCACGACACAATTCAACTTTTAATTCAAAACAAATTAACTTTTCACTTTTTGGAAATTTGGACCAAAGAAGCTATTGAAAACTACCATCTCTTTACTGAAAGTTGGCGAACAAATGGCTCTGAAACTGAAATTACTTATATCGAAACTTTTATTACAGGTGGCCTTTGGGAAATTATTAATGTTTGGCTAGCAAAAGACCAGCCAGAAGATCCCCAAAAAATCATTAAAATTTTCATTAAATCATTACAGCAACTTTCTCTGACAACTAGTAAATTAAGCGACTCTGATTTTTAA
- a CDS encoding collagen-binding domain-containing protein, protein MAFDHKLHYKMYKDGKKWVFAALSVTFLSGAGIVVENNSTSVKADTTSAISAVSSSNSNSNSESSSSVAVDKVSNSDKTDVSLADSASQESSSSSVTNSSVATQAEKTSSIASDNQPKEVASLAAEKTSESNSSADTSKAESTVSSESENNQVSSKSTSQTASQAEMISSSSTAATANSVQTFSAQTDSIQTAATSIDTDNYLKSLGIDVKSLNTNSVLKLASLFHIFANQANFGADVNGNVAVGVLKSTVDFGTRNESDNLTSGDIYYIQELGTALESSSFRNTSFNHVVLGKDVNVSINGDQVLLDGVVMTNLKADDVYQDTNGNTYIDFAQVFEELSANSTEYATHQNSNGVIENFEDMNNRYVDVSKATADAGIVYVNIPFEYLSASQSITIKGVSSSIDGPTIVINVTDIPTGSQSISTQIELDYSDGTSGLSSGEAHSEPNHILWNLGTSDQTFNFSGGRFMGSILAPNATINAGVNIDGNIVAKNVNITGGESHRWDIHPNQPTQPTQATQASQPTQPTQASQPTQPTQASQPTQPTQASQPTQPTQASQPTQPTQASQPTQPTQASQPTQPTQASQPTQTDRLSMKFSAIGSSTDTTTKEANSRKALPQTGQDNQSSMSLIGVVLLALSSIISWLGFSRKKNY, encoded by the coding sequence ATGGCTTTTGATCACAAATTACATTATAAAATGTACAAGGACGGTAAAAAATGGGTGTTTGCAGCTCTTTCAGTTACTTTCTTAAGTGGGGCAGGAATAGTTGTTGAAAACAATTCAACAAGTGTTAAAGCGGATACTACCTCTGCTATTAGTGCAGTTAGTTCTTCAAATTCTAACAGTAATTCAGAAAGCAGCTCATCAGTTGCTGTTGATAAAGTATCAAATAGTGACAAAACAGATGTATCTTTGGCTGATTCAGCTAGCCAAGAAAGTAGTTCCTCTTCAGTCACAAACAGTTCAGTTGCAACTCAAGCTGAAAAGACTAGTTCAATTGCATCAGATAATCAACCAAAAGAAGTGGCTAGTTTAGCAGCTGAGAAAACTTCAGAAAGTAACTCAAGTGCTGATACCAGCAAGGCTGAAAGTACTGTCAGCTCAGAGAGTGAGAATAATCAAGTTTCATCAAAGAGTACGTCACAAACTGCAAGTCAAGCTGAGATGATTTCTTCATCGTCAACTGCTGCAACAGCAAATTCAGTTCAAACGTTTAGTGCTCAAACTGACTCAATTCAAACTGCAGCCACTTCGATAGATACAGATAATTACTTAAAAAGCTTGGGAATTGACGTGAAAAGCCTCAATACGAATAGTGTTCTGAAATTAGCTTCACTGTTTCATATTTTTGCTAATCAAGCCAATTTTGGAGCTGATGTTAATGGCAATGTTGCAGTTGGTGTTTTAAAAAGTACGGTTGATTTTGGAACTAGAAATGAATCTGATAATTTAACAAGTGGAGATATTTATTACATTCAGGAACTGGGGACAGCGCTTGAATCTAGTTCTTTTCGTAATACTAGTTTCAATCATGTTGTGCTAGGAAAAGACGTTAATGTGTCAATCAATGGGGATCAAGTTTTGCTTGACGGGGTAGTTATGACAAACTTGAAAGCAGACGATGTTTATCAAGACACAAATGGTAATACGTATATTGATTTTGCTCAAGTTTTTGAAGAATTATCAGCCAATTCAACTGAATATGCAACTCATCAAAACTCAAATGGTGTTATAGAAAATTTTGAAGATATGAATAATCGTTACGTTGATGTTTCCAAAGCAACTGCAGACGCTGGAATTGTTTATGTGAATATTCCTTTTGAATACTTAAGCGCTTCGCAATCGATTACAATTAAGGGTGTTTCTAGTTCGATTGATGGACCTACAATTGTTATTAATGTTACAGACATTCCGACTGGTAGTCAGTCGATTTCAACTCAAATTGAACTAGATTATAGTGATGGAACCAGTGGCTTATCTAGTGGTGAGGCTCATTCAGAACCAAATCATATTTTATGGAACTTAGGGACTAGTGATCAGACATTCAATTTTAGCGGTGGTCGTTTTATGGGCAGCATTCTGGCGCCAAATGCTACCATAAATGCTGGAGTGAATATTGATGGTAATATTGTTGCAAAAAATGTGAACATTACAGGTGGGGAGTCTCATCGTTGGGATATTCATCCCAACCAACCAACACAGCCGACACAGGCAACGCAAGCGAGTCAGCCGACACAGCCAACACAAGCGAGTCAGCCGACGCAGCCAACGCAAGCGAGTCAGCCGACGCAGCCAACGCAAGCGAGTCAGCCGACACAGCCAACACAAGCGAGTCAGCCGACGCAGCCAACACAAGCGAGTCAGCCGACACAGCCAACACAAGCGAGTCAGCCGACACAGCCAACACAAGCGAGTCAGCCAACACAAACTGACCGGTTATCGATGAAATTTTCAGCAATTGGGAGCTCAACTGACACTACAACAAAAGAGGCAAACTCTCGAAAAGCGTTGCCCCAGACCGGTCAAGATAATCAAAGTTCAATGTCATTGATAGGTGTTGTTCTACTAGCATTGAGTAGCATCATTAGTTGGCTTGGATTTAGCAGAAAGAAAAATTACTAG
- a CDS encoding M20/M25/M40 family metallo-hydrolase, with translation MNEAERILRDLIQIRTDGNQEEQVADYLINLLKKHGIEARKVEFSSNRAGLIAEIGDRKGPVLGFAGHEDTVALSNPADWTESPLSGKKIGHRIYGRGSTDMKAGLAAGIIAMINLKELQIPLHGTFRIYATVGEESGEVGAQKMVEQGFADDLTALIIGEPSGVPVTGLKSFAPRLEKLGIITKSDLKELLQFNRGSEQHFLEIAHKGALSYDIISRGKTAHSSMPELGVNAIDSLLAFIYEQNVYFDELIQKNNRLLGSTTPVLTKISGGEQLNTVPGEAKLSVFVRTIPEISNEQIINHLTKLVKQINLKTKADLSLKINFKHQPVVSSVENRLSQLTQAVGEKYLQQKLGFIGVPGGTDASQFIKKNPQLEVLIFGPGNTTAHQVDEYVDADVFHNFIKIYQDVVAKYLA, from the coding sequence ATGAATGAAGCAGAACGCATCTTAAGAGATTTAATTCAAATTAGAACAGATGGGAATCAAGAAGAACAAGTTGCCGATTATTTAATTAATTTGTTAAAGAAACATGGAATTGAAGCCAGAAAAGTTGAATTTTCAAGTAATCGAGCTGGTTTAATTGCTGAAATTGGTGATCGAAAGGGACCGGTACTTGGTTTTGCTGGACACGAAGATACTGTCGCCTTAAGCAATCCAGCTGACTGGACTGAAAGCCCATTGAGTGGCAAAAAAATTGGTCACCGGATTTATGGTCGTGGGTCAACAGATATGAAAGCGGGCTTGGCGGCAGGAATTATCGCGATGATCAATTTAAAAGAACTACAAATTCCTCTGCATGGAACTTTTAGAATTTATGCTACGGTTGGTGAAGAAAGTGGTGAGGTAGGCGCACAAAAAATGGTCGAACAGGGCTTCGCTGATGATTTGACAGCTTTGATAATAGGCGAACCGAGTGGAGTTCCAGTTACAGGACTAAAAAGTTTTGCTCCACGATTAGAAAAGTTAGGCATAATTACCAAGTCAGATCTTAAAGAGCTTCTGCAGTTTAACCGAGGATCGGAACAGCATTTTTTAGAAATTGCTCATAAGGGTGCGCTTTCATATGATATTATTAGCCGCGGAAAAACTGCTCATAGTTCGATGCCCGAGTTAGGTGTCAACGCGATTGACAGTTTATTAGCGTTTATTTATGAGCAGAATGTTTATTTTGATGAGTTAATCCAAAAAAATAATCGTCTTTTGGGCTCAACTACTCCAGTATTAACTAAAATTTCTGGGGGAGAACAGTTAAATACGGTTCCCGGGGAAGCTAAACTTAGTGTTTTTGTCCGGACAATTCCAGAAATTTCCAATGAACAGATCATTAATCATCTGACAAAGCTAGTCAAACAAATCAATCTAAAAACTAAAGCTGATTTGAGCTTAAAAATTAATTTTAAGCATCAACCAGTTGTCTCAAGCGTTGAGAATCGGCTTAGCCAGCTTACACAGGCTGTCGGAGAAAAATACTTGCAACAAAAGCTTGGATTTATTGGTGTTCCAGGTGGAACAGACGCCTCGCAGTTTATCAAAAAAAATCCTCAGCTGGAAGTGTTGATTTTTGGACCGGGAAATACGACTGCTCACCAAGTCGATGAATACGTTGATGCCGATGTTTTCCATAATTTTATCAAGATTTACCAAGATGTGGTTGCAAAATACTTAGCTTAA
- the murQ gene encoding N-acetylmuramic acid 6-phosphate etherase, protein MKVEKLITEQRNPATMKIDQLGTKEMLQLINREDQKVAEAVATQLDIIAQAVDLISQRFNAGGRLIYCGAGTSGRLGVLDAAELVPTFGLEPQQAVGLIAGGKNAMFQAIEGAEDNQKLGVTDLQKINFSAQDTLIALASSGRTPYAIGAVNYCRKIHGKAIAVVCVPDSKLAETADLTIAPVVGPEVVTGSTRLKAGTAQKLVLNMISTGVMIKVGKVYQNLMVDVLPTNEKLVKRAIQIIKATTAKRSEDAKQLLGLAHQQVPVAIVMGKTGLDYQAALDYLRQNNNQIATVIRNQESGN, encoded by the coding sequence ATGAAAGTCGAAAAACTGATAACAGAACAACGAAATCCAGCGACAATGAAAATTGATCAGCTGGGAACAAAAGAAATGCTGCAGTTAATTAATCGAGAGGACCAAAAGGTAGCCGAAGCAGTTGCAACACAACTTGATATAATTGCTCAAGCTGTTGATTTAATTAGTCAACGTTTCAATGCAGGTGGTCGGTTGATCTATTGTGGTGCTGGGACATCTGGAAGGTTGGGAGTTTTGGATGCTGCTGAATTAGTACCGACTTTTGGTCTAGAACCTCAGCAAGCAGTTGGTTTGATTGCTGGGGGAAAAAATGCGATGTTTCAAGCAATCGAAGGGGCTGAAGACAATCAAAAGCTAGGTGTCACGGATTTACAGAAAATAAATTTTTCTGCTCAGGATACATTGATTGCTTTAGCTTCAAGCGGACGAACACCGTATGCAATCGGAGCTGTTAATTATTGTCGCAAAATACATGGAAAAGCGATTGCCGTAGTCTGTGTTCCAGATAGCAAGTTGGCGGAAACGGCCGATTTAACAATTGCACCAGTGGTCGGTCCAGAAGTTGTTACCGGTTCAACTCGTTTGAAAGCAGGTACTGCTCAAAAGTTAGTTTTGAATATGATTTCAACCGGAGTAATGATTAAAGTCGGCAAGGTTTATCAAAACTTGATGGTTGATGTTTTGCCGACTAATGAAAAATTAGTAAAACGAGCAATTCAAATTATTAAGGCGACTACTGCCAAAAGAAGTGAAGATGCAAAGCAACTTTTAGGCCTTGCTCATCAGCAAGTTCCGGTTGCAATTGTTATGGGGAAAACTGGCTTAGATTATCAAGCGGCTTTAGATTATTTAAGACAAAATAACAATCAGATTGCCACGGTAATTCGTAACCAAGAATCGGGAAATTAA
- a CDS encoding SGNH/GDSL hydrolase family protein: MTQGEFFQNYLSKMVTSTAYQHGNACEFSLEKVAYQPDSKLNGKRIGFLGSSITYGAFSKGISFVDYLQAIDGVTAIKSAISGATLAGKNHAGYLARLKDEITPQGPYDLLVCQLSTNDLRQGKQLGQFSSASKLKDYDLETITGAIEYICQYTKHQLNCPLAFFTCIFAGDDAYGKLVEQLFNLQQKWHFSIIDLYHDSGVNASTKVRQDAMFDQIHPTQAGYLKVWTPFFEQKIIEILEHQ, from the coding sequence ATGACACAAGGTGAATTCTTTCAAAACTATCTCAGTAAAATGGTTACTTCAACAGCTTATCAGCATGGAAATGCGTGTGAATTTAGTTTGGAAAAGGTTGCTTATCAACCCGATTCCAAGTTAAACGGTAAAAGAATCGGGTTTTTAGGTTCATCAATTACTTATGGTGCTTTTTCAAAAGGAATTTCTTTTGTTGATTATTTACAAGCAATAGATGGAGTTACAGCAATTAAATCGGCAATCAGCGGCGCAACATTAGCTGGTAAAAATCATGCTGGTTACCTAGCTAGACTCAAAGATGAAATAACACCACAAGGGCCGTACGATTTACTTGTTTGTCAGTTATCTACCAATGACTTACGCCAGGGCAAGCAATTAGGCCAATTTTCTTCTGCTTCCAAATTAAAGGATTATGATCTTGAAACGATTACTGGGGCAATTGAATACATCTGTCAATATACAAAACATCAGTTGAATTGCCCATTAGCTTTTTTTACTTGCATTTTTGCTGGGGATGATGCTTATGGTAAGTTAGTTGAACAGCTATTTAATTTACAGCAAAAGTGGCATTTTTCAATTATTGACTTATACCATGACTCAGGAGTTAATGCTAGTACTAAAGTTCGCCAAGATGCGATGTTTGATCAAATTCATCCGACACAAGCCGGTTATCTGAAAGTTTGGACACCATTTTTTGAACAGAAAATAATTGAGATTTTAGAACATCAGTAA